A section of the Verrucomicrobium sp. GAS474 genome encodes:
- a CDS encoding sugar phosphate isomerase/epimerase, which yields MPSPALSTAWNASKHRDGKAMLAEAASLGFARVELGHAVRYSLCPGILDAVREGIAAISSVHNFCPVPLEVSRPSPNAFEFSDPRARQRALAVQYTLETLDFACRVGAPAVVLHLGRVERDPRHGISRKLADLWDEGRFLKRDYTRAKLSAVVARRKAFDAVYGRVRPCLETVVAAARERGLRLGFECREDYGEFPDELEMEQCLADFPPEVVGYWHDFGHAQRKAYLGWHDHAETLARRRPRLLGCHIHDCTPPDHDHRPLLPEGTAIDFPRLIPLLPESCIEVLELSPRTKVEDVVKSRLTWEALRTHHSSQAALSLSHVPSGAQGSSGFLSS from the coding sequence ATGCCCTCCCCCGCCCTTTCCACCGCATGGAACGCCTCCAAGCATCGGGACGGGAAGGCGATGCTCGCGGAGGCCGCCTCCCTCGGCTTCGCCCGGGTCGAGCTCGGCCACGCCGTCCGCTACAGCCTCTGCCCCGGCATCCTCGACGCCGTCCGCGAGGGGATCGCCGCCATCTCCTCGGTCCACAATTTCTGCCCCGTGCCGCTCGAGGTTTCCCGGCCCTCGCCGAACGCCTTCGAGTTCAGCGACCCGCGCGCGCGGCAGCGGGCCCTCGCCGTCCAATACACGCTGGAGACGCTCGACTTCGCCTGCCGCGTCGGCGCTCCCGCCGTCGTCCTCCACCTGGGCCGCGTCGAGCGCGATCCCCGGCACGGCATCTCCCGGAAGCTGGCCGATCTCTGGGACGAAGGGCGCTTCCTGAAGCGCGACTACACGCGGGCGAAGCTCTCCGCCGTCGTCGCCCGGCGGAAGGCCTTCGACGCCGTCTACGGCCGCGTCCGGCCCTGCCTGGAGACCGTCGTCGCCGCCGCGCGGGAGCGGGGATTGCGGCTCGGCTTCGAGTGCCGCGAGGATTACGGCGAGTTCCCCGACGAGCTCGAAATGGAACAGTGCCTCGCCGATTTCCCGCCCGAGGTCGTCGGCTACTGGCACGACTTCGGCCACGCCCAGCGGAAGGCCTACCTCGGTTGGCACGACCACGCGGAGACCCTCGCCCGCCGCCGCCCCCGCCTCCTCGGCTGCCACATCCACGACTGCACCCCGCCCGACCACGACCACCGCCCCCTGTTGCCCGAAGGAACGGCAATCGACTTCCCCCGGTTGATCCCCCTGCTGCCCGAAAGCTGCATCGAAGTCCTCGAACTCTCCCCCCGGACGAAGGTCGAGGACGTGGTGAAAAGCCGCCTCACCTGGGAAGCCCTGCGGACGCATCATTCTTCCCAAGCGGCCCTCTCCCTATCGCACGTACCCTCGGGCGCTCAGGGAAGCAGCGGATTTTTATCCAGTTAG
- the infA gene encoding translation initiation factor IF-1, translated as MIEVEGKITTILPGTMFRVELDNGHVVLAHISGKMRKHFVRLTHGDRVKLEMSPHDLDKARILFRLDRPVDGSLPRRRPQHRRR; from the coding sequence ATGATTGAAGTTGAAGGAAAGATCACCACGATCCTTCCCGGCACCATGTTCCGCGTCGAGTTGGACAACGGCCACGTCGTCCTCGCCCACATTTCCGGCAAGATGCGGAAGCACTTCGTCCGCCTCACCCATGGCGACCGCGTGAAGCTCGAGATGTCCCCCCACGACCTCGACAAGGCGCGCATCCTCTTCCGCCTCGATCGTCCCGTCGACGGCAGCCTCCCCCGCCGCCGCCCGCAGCATCGCCGCCGCTAG
- a CDS encoding penicillin-binding transpeptidase domain-containing protein, which translates to MLLSLVCAAALASPFSPATPFSVDNGFAGREGAFVLIDCATGETLRHDPAACARKLPPCSTFKIWNSIIGLEEGIITEADAPFWRWDGVPRSNEAWNQDQTVRSAFALSCVPAYQHLARKIGKERMAAWLAKIGYGDQDMSSGLDQFWLPKAGVKPLFISADEQAARMADVVTGRLPLKEHTRRVLAQIMTVKANFYGKTGSTVQGYQGTKALGWFVGYVESGGKTYAFACMLRGEGVLGTDAREVTERILRENGLL; encoded by the coding sequence ATGCTGCTTTCGCTGGTTTGCGCCGCCGCGTTGGCGTCCCCTTTTTCTCCCGCCACCCCGTTTTCGGTCGATAACGGATTTGCGGGGCGCGAGGGCGCGTTCGTCCTGATCGATTGCGCCACGGGGGAGACGCTCCGCCATGATCCGGCCGCCTGCGCGCGGAAGTTGCCGCCCTGCTCGACGTTCAAGATCTGGAACTCGATCATCGGCCTCGAAGAGGGGATCATCACCGAAGCCGACGCCCCGTTCTGGAGATGGGACGGCGTGCCCCGCTCGAACGAGGCGTGGAACCAGGACCAGACGGTGCGGAGCGCCTTCGCCCTCTCGTGCGTCCCGGCCTATCAGCATCTCGCGCGGAAGATCGGCAAGGAGAGGATGGCCGCCTGGCTGGCGAAGATCGGCTACGGGGACCAGGACATGTCGTCGGGCCTCGACCAATTCTGGCTTCCGAAGGCGGGAGTGAAGCCGCTTTTCATCTCCGCCGACGAGCAGGCCGCGCGGATGGCCGACGTGGTGACGGGACGGCTGCCGCTGAAGGAACACACGCGGCGGGTGCTGGCGCAGATCATGACCGTGAAGGCGAACTTCTACGGGAAGACGGGAAGCACGGTGCAGGGGTATCAGGGGACCAAGGCGCTGGGGTGGTTCGTGGGTTATGTGGAGTCGGGTGGGAAGACGTATGCGTTTGCGTGCATGCTGCGCGGGGAGGGGGTGTTGGGGACGGATGCGCGCGAGGTGACGGAGCGGATTTTGCGGGAGAATGGGTTGTTGTAG
- a CDS encoding CCA tRNA nucleotidyltransferase yields the protein MSPSPDSAGAPTLPLEAASRAVVGRLQQAGHIAYFAGGCVRDRLLGRVPHDYDVATDAPPEKVQSLFPRTTGLVGKAFGVICVLERGCQVEVATFRQDLDYVDGRRPTGVRFVTAEEDAQRRDFTVNGLFCDPASDPAADRVIDYVGGQADLAKKLIRAIGEPRARFAEDKLRLLRAVRFAVTLGFEIEAKTWEAVREAAGEIAVVSPERIRDELDKIWTGPDPARGLDLLDQSGLLAVVLPELAALHGVEQPPQFHPEGDVFVHTRLMLSGLRNAPLPLALSVLFHDIGKPPTFAVDETGRIRFNGHESVGARMTEKVMKRLRYSNEALEAVVACVANHMAFKDVPNMRLSTLKRFLARPTFETEMELHRLDCTSSHGHLDIYRLLQEKLATLPAESIDPDPLVTGHDLMEATGLTEGRRLGQLVRQIREAQLDGKIASKEEALALAKHLLGNS from the coding sequence GTGAGCCCTTCTCCCGACAGCGCCGGCGCCCCGACGCTTCCCCTGGAGGCAGCCTCCCGCGCCGTCGTCGGGCGGCTCCAGCAGGCGGGCCACATCGCCTACTTCGCCGGGGGCTGCGTCCGGGACCGCCTCCTGGGCCGCGTCCCGCACGATTACGACGTCGCCACCGACGCCCCGCCCGAGAAAGTCCAGTCCCTCTTCCCCCGCACCACCGGCCTCGTCGGCAAGGCCTTCGGCGTCATCTGCGTCCTCGAGCGGGGCTGCCAGGTCGAGGTCGCCACCTTCCGCCAGGACCTCGACTACGTCGACGGGAGGAGGCCGACCGGCGTCCGCTTCGTCACCGCCGAGGAAGACGCCCAGCGGCGGGACTTCACCGTCAACGGCCTCTTCTGCGACCCGGCGAGCGATCCCGCCGCCGACCGCGTCATCGACTACGTCGGGGGACAGGCCGACCTCGCGAAGAAACTCATCCGCGCCATCGGCGAACCCCGCGCCCGCTTCGCCGAGGACAAGCTCCGCCTCCTCCGCGCCGTCCGCTTCGCCGTCACCCTCGGCTTCGAAATCGAGGCGAAGACCTGGGAGGCCGTGCGCGAGGCCGCGGGGGAAATCGCCGTCGTCAGCCCGGAGCGGATCCGCGACGAGCTCGACAAGATCTGGACCGGCCCCGATCCGGCGCGCGGCCTCGACCTCCTCGACCAATCGGGCCTCCTCGCCGTCGTCCTCCCGGAGCTCGCCGCCCTCCACGGCGTCGAGCAGCCGCCGCAGTTCCACCCCGAGGGCGACGTCTTCGTCCACACCCGCCTCATGCTCTCCGGGCTGAGGAACGCGCCGCTGCCGCTCGCCCTGTCAGTCCTCTTCCACGACATCGGGAAGCCCCCGACCTTCGCCGTCGACGAGACGGGCCGCATCCGCTTCAACGGCCACGAGAGCGTCGGCGCGCGGATGACCGAGAAGGTGATGAAGCGGCTCCGCTACAGCAACGAGGCCCTCGAGGCCGTCGTCGCCTGCGTCGCCAATCACATGGCCTTCAAGGACGTTCCGAACATGCGGCTCTCCACGCTGAAGCGTTTCCTCGCCCGCCCCACCTTCGAGACCGAGATGGAACTCCACCGCCTCGACTGCACCTCGAGCCACGGCCACCTCGACATCTACCGCCTGCTGCAGGAAAAGCTGGCGACCCTCCCCGCCGAATCGATCGACCCCGATCCGTTGGTCACCGGCCACGACCTCATGGAAGCAACCGGCCTGACCGAGGGAAGACGCCTGGGCCAATTGGTCCGCCAGATCCGCGAAGCCCAGCTCGACGGGAAGATCGCGAGCAAGGAAGAGGCGCTAGCACTGGCAAAACACCTGCTCGGAAACAGCTAG
- a CDS encoding EVE domain-containing protein produces MASWLVKQEPTAYAFATFQKEKETEWTGVRNFQARNNLRAMKKGDRVFYYHSVEEKRVVGLATVAREAHPDTTATEGDWSCVTLKAGKALPEPVTLEAIKGDPLLKEIALVRQSRLSVVPLTEKEADRLAKLGGI; encoded by the coding sequence ATGGCCTCTTGGTTGGTCAAGCAGGAGCCGACGGCCTACGCCTTCGCCACCTTCCAGAAGGAGAAGGAGACCGAGTGGACCGGCGTCCGCAATTTCCAGGCGCGGAACAACCTCCGCGCCATGAAGAAGGGCGACCGCGTCTTCTACTACCATTCGGTCGAGGAAAAGCGCGTCGTCGGCCTCGCCACCGTGGCCCGCGAAGCCCACCCCGACACGACGGCGACCGAGGGAGATTGGTCGTGCGTCACCCTCAAGGCGGGGAAGGCCCTCCCCGAGCCGGTCACGCTGGAAGCGATCAAAGGCGATCCGTTGCTGAAAGAGATCGCGCTCGTGAGGCAGAGCCGCCTCTCCGTGGTGCCGTTGACGGAGAAGGAAGCGGATCGGTTGGCGAAGCTCGGCGGAATTTGA
- a CDS encoding lysylphosphatidylglycerol synthase transmembrane domain-containing protein — MDSALLRQRLGLAVRLLISGGILAYLAFKINWADLGSRIAGADPLWLLLGFVLMGVAIFLTAWRWKILLRVQDIAPGMRRVLDLTMIGQFFNAFLLGTTGGDVVKIFYITQAAPNRKSGAGFSVLADRIIGLIALVALTLALTLTHRAYLLQNHAAKKAVLTFYLIAAAIAGLFVVARAFPWLMRFSNFSAWEKKVPFHDKVEKLSEALRKNIKSPRANVETLLISFLSHGLNLYAQYCVFQALHLAVPLLLAITVTGLVYVLIAIPVTIAGLGVREGLFILFLGLAPCLIPREGAIAASVLGWSLTLGWSLVGGIFHLRYRTPDHSVLKDAKEAQAAAQAEETAAP; from the coding sequence ATGGATTCCGCCCTTCTCCGCCAACGGCTCGGCCTCGCCGTCCGCCTCCTGATCTCCGGGGGGATCCTGGCTTACCTCGCCTTCAAGATCAATTGGGCCGACCTCGGTTCCCGCATCGCCGGGGCCGATCCCCTCTGGCTCCTCCTCGGCTTCGTCCTCATGGGCGTCGCCATCTTCCTCACCGCGTGGCGGTGGAAGATCCTCCTCCGCGTCCAGGACATCGCCCCCGGGATGCGCCGCGTCCTCGACCTCACGATGATCGGCCAGTTCTTCAACGCCTTCCTCCTCGGCACCACCGGCGGCGACGTGGTGAAGATCTTCTACATTACCCAGGCCGCGCCGAACCGGAAATCGGGGGCCGGCTTCTCCGTCCTCGCCGACCGCATCATCGGCCTCATCGCCCTCGTCGCCCTCACCCTCGCCCTCACCCTCACCCACCGGGCCTACCTCCTCCAGAACCACGCCGCGAAGAAGGCCGTCCTCACCTTCTACCTCATCGCCGCCGCCATCGCCGGGCTCTTCGTCGTCGCCCGCGCCTTCCCGTGGCTCATGCGCTTCTCGAACTTCAGCGCCTGGGAGAAGAAGGTCCCCTTCCACGACAAGGTGGAGAAGCTCTCCGAGGCCCTCCGCAAGAACATCAAGAGCCCCCGCGCGAACGTCGAGACCCTCCTCATCTCCTTCCTCAGCCACGGCCTCAACCTCTACGCCCAATACTGCGTCTTCCAGGCCCTCCACCTCGCCGTCCCCCTCCTCCTCGCCATCACCGTCACCGGCCTCGTCTACGTCCTCATCGCCATCCCCGTCACCATCGCCGGGCTCGGCGTCCGCGAGGGCCTCTTCATCCTCTTCCTCGGCTTGGCCCCGTGCCTCATTCCCCGGGAGGGAGCGATCGCCGCCTCGGTCCTCGGCTGGAGCCTCACCCTCGGCTGGAGCCTCGTCGGCGGCATCTTCCATCTCCGCTACCGGACGCCCGACCACTCCGTCCTGAAGGACGCCAAGGAAGCGCAGGCCGCCGCCCAGGCGGAGGAAACCGCCGCGCCTTAG
- a CDS encoding ankyrin repeat domain-containing protein, which produces MSSAIRASAESFSDSLLEVIREDNPERLTTIARALPILPTAMVIRGDDLLTWAIRNNARNCITPLRDLGFSMDRLSLRGEKHPLEEAMDMHATLVLEHLLECGADPNAPHTVHGTIMRAAAITRTIDSLIPLLCVRGNPSVASPDGSTPLHAAVANGQTLNVEQFLDAGANVNAIDFIGRTPLQVAITRLQEYNPIATLLLDHGANPLIPDYGGLTAVELAKVRGDLAFVRHLEERVDWNALVATPVPVAPLPQGAVRPTGETFRKDLVNAVRKGSLRVLKEVLEGGGGTWSVSLPAEQAPFLLALAKKRFDLAAPLLAAKLGAKDRDPQGHNAIYWLVLATTEMTLLQPFLKALHEIDYALHTEVDKDGQSQVFAAMSRSGVHNSRQVEALVDFIRRL; this is translated from the coding sequence ATGTCTTCCGCCATCCGGGCTTCGGCCGAAAGTTTCTCTGACAGCCTGCTGGAAGTCATTCGCGAGGATAATCCCGAACGGCTGACCACCATCGCCCGGGCCCTGCCGATCCTCCCGACGGCGATGGTCATCCGCGGAGACGACCTCCTCACCTGGGCGATCCGCAACAACGCGCGGAACTGCATCACCCCGCTCCGCGACCTCGGCTTCTCCATGGACCGCCTCAGCCTTCGCGGGGAGAAGCATCCCCTCGAGGAGGCGATGGACATGCACGCCACGCTGGTGCTGGAGCACCTCCTCGAATGCGGCGCCGACCCGAACGCCCCGCACACCGTCCACGGCACCATCATGCGCGCCGCCGCCATCACGCGGACCATCGACAGCCTCATCCCCCTCCTCTGCGTCCGGGGCAACCCGAGCGTGGCGAGCCCCGACGGCTCCACGCCCCTCCACGCCGCCGTCGCCAACGGCCAGACGCTGAACGTCGAGCAGTTCCTCGACGCCGGGGCCAACGTCAACGCCATCGACTTCATCGGGCGGACGCCCCTCCAGGTCGCCATCACCCGCCTCCAGGAATACAACCCGATCGCCACCCTCCTCCTCGACCACGGCGCGAATCCCCTCATCCCCGACTACGGCGGCCTCACCGCCGTCGAGTTGGCGAAGGTCCGGGGCGACCTCGCCTTCGTCCGCCACCTGGAGGAGCGGGTCGACTGGAACGCACTCGTCGCCACGCCGGTCCCCGTCGCCCCCCTGCCGCAGGGCGCGGTGCGGCCCACGGGGGAGACCTTCCGCAAGGACCTCGTCAACGCCGTGCGGAAGGGGAGCCTCCGCGTGCTGAAGGAGGTCCTCGAGGGCGGCGGCGGCACGTGGTCGGTCTCGCTCCCCGCGGAGCAGGCCCCCTTCCTGCTGGCGCTCGCGAAGAAGCGGTTCGACCTCGCCGCGCCCCTCCTCGCCGCAAAGCTCGGCGCGAAGGACCGCGATCCGCAGGGCCACAACGCGATCTACTGGCTCGTCCTCGCGACGACCGAGATGACCCTCCTCCAGCCCTTCCTCAAGGCCCTTCACGAAATCGACTACGCCCTCCACACCGAAGTCGACAAGGACGGCCAGTCGCAAGTCTTCGCCGCCATGAGCCGCAGCGGCGTCCACAACTCCCGCCAGGTCGAGGCGCTGGTCGATTTCATCCGCCGGTTGTAA
- a CDS encoding transglutaminase family protein: MNLLPPKLTVRVGCSIRYQCALPTPMILVLRPWRDENQFIRQERFSVSPGVATQEYNDIHGNLACRTIMQPGENTVSHDALVDISPEPDNLGHQWFALPVDQLPTDVLRYILPSRYCDSDKLLDFAWQQFGQTPNGIDRVYAICNWLHANIEYRWGGGSPNISASEVIAQRFGVCRDFAHTGIALCRAFNMPARYIVGHLPDIGHIDPGTPMDYHAYFEVYLGGRWCTFDARFNEPRIGRIKVAQGLDAVDGAFSTCYGQAILAWFNVWAYQVNPNEVSVGDPIDLSKRLDGDLLVRR; encoded by the coding sequence ATGAATCTCTTGCCTCCCAAACTCACCGTCCGGGTCGGCTGCTCCATCCGCTATCAATGCGCGTTGCCGACGCCGATGATCCTCGTCCTCCGGCCCTGGCGGGATGAGAATCAATTCATCCGGCAGGAGCGCTTCTCCGTCAGCCCCGGCGTCGCCACCCAGGAGTACAACGACATCCACGGGAACCTCGCCTGCCGCACCATCATGCAGCCGGGGGAAAACACCGTCAGCCACGACGCCCTCGTCGACATCTCCCCGGAGCCCGACAACCTCGGCCACCAGTGGTTCGCCCTCCCCGTCGACCAGCTCCCTACCGACGTCCTCCGCTACATCCTCCCGAGCCGCTATTGCGACTCGGACAAGCTCCTCGACTTCGCCTGGCAGCAGTTCGGCCAGACCCCGAACGGGATCGACCGGGTCTACGCGATCTGCAACTGGCTCCACGCGAACATCGAGTACCGCTGGGGCGGGGGGAGCCCGAACATCTCCGCCTCGGAAGTCATCGCGCAACGCTTCGGCGTCTGCCGGGACTTCGCCCACACCGGGATCGCCCTCTGCCGCGCCTTCAACATGCCGGCCCGCTACATCGTCGGCCACCTCCCCGACATCGGCCACATCGACCCCGGCACCCCGATGGATTACCACGCCTACTTCGAGGTCTACCTCGGCGGCCGGTGGTGCACCTTCGACGCCCGGTTCAACGAGCCCCGGATCGGCCGCATCAAGGTCGCCCAGGGCCTCGACGCCGTCGACGGCGCCTTCTCCACCTGCTACGGCCAGGCCATCCTGGCGTGGTTCAACGTCTGGGCCTACCAGGTGAACCCGAACGAAGTCTCGGTCGGCGATCCGATCGACCTGAGCAAGCGCCTCGACGGCGACCTCCTCGTGCGGCGCTGA
- a CDS encoding YajQ family cyclic di-GMP-binding protein — protein sequence MPSFDVVSEVNQDEVQNALNQANKEITTRFDFKDAGAEIVQEKNDIKLRAVNAFKLKALAEIVLGKLAKRGVSLKNIEQKEPDISSTGKASQTLVIKQGFEGDTAKIIVAAAKATKLKIQAQIQGTDVRVTGKNRDDLQEVMAALRAGVDDFPVAIGFKNFRD from the coding sequence ATGCCGTCCTTCGACGTCGTCTCCGAAGTCAACCAGGACGAGGTGCAGAACGCCCTCAACCAGGCCAACAAGGAAATCACCACCCGCTTCGACTTCAAGGACGCCGGTGCCGAGATCGTCCAGGAAAAGAACGACATCAAGCTCCGCGCCGTCAACGCCTTCAAGTTGAAGGCCCTCGCCGAGATCGTCCTCGGCAAGCTCGCCAAGCGCGGCGTCAGCCTGAAGAACATCGAGCAGAAGGAGCCCGACATCTCCTCCACCGGCAAGGCCTCCCAGACCCTCGTGATCAAGCAGGGCTTCGAGGGCGACACCGCGAAGATCATCGTCGCCGCCGCGAAGGCGACGAAGCTCAAGATCCAGGCCCAGATCCAGGGGACCGACGTCCGCGTCACCGGCAAGAACCGGGACGACCTCCAGGAAGTGATGGCCGCCCTCCGCGCCGGGGTCGACGACTTCCCCGTCGCCATCGGGTTCAAGAACTTCCGCGACTAG
- a CDS encoding BON domain-containing protein, whose protein sequence is MKYIFTLGALGLAATLCMADTASTNDPANSANNRNQTTTAADQSNAQSDVELTAKIRWALTKDTRLSTDAQNVKIITNQGKVTLRGVVDSAAEKKRVAHHAAKIAGKANVDNGLEVK, encoded by the coding sequence ATGAAATACATCTTCACTCTCGGCGCGCTCGGCCTGGCGGCGACCCTCTGCATGGCCGATACCGCCTCGACGAACGATCCGGCCAACAGCGCCAACAACCGGAACCAGACGACCACCGCCGCCGACCAGTCGAACGCGCAAAGCGACGTCGAGCTGACGGCGAAGATCCGCTGGGCCCTGACCAAGGACACCCGCCTCTCGACCGACGCCCAGAATGTGAAAATCATCACGAACCAGGGCAAGGTCACGCTGCGCGGCGTCGTCGACAGCGCGGCCGAGAAAAAGCGCGTCGCCCATCACGCGGCCAAAATCGCGGGCAAGGCGAACGTCGACAACGGCCTCGAAGTCAAATAG
- a CDS encoding AraC family transcriptional regulator yields MPGKIQFWEGDIQIRLAAESRYSSARTFYWHRHSFYEIGLVLSGTCTWRLGPRSGARTRTVVSAGEAILLPPEAWHGEEIAAGQEARIAWIGFDCPAPPPAWMGRPVALRDDAAEIAQACRAIYREHSRPGNGPRIRLAIQTLLLLTARQAETGNEAEGGHPAGGNEAGSGEASGLNPRQLRCVEAAAHTLRENLTSRLTIAQVATFHSLSPAHFSTLFRRRYGTSPRAFLRRARVDKAEALLAASDLSVKEVAALTGFADAPHLCKTFRSLRARTPGKGRSSQKIREGLPPPPARNR; encoded by the coding sequence ATGCCTGGAAAAATACAATTCTGGGAAGGCGATATTCAGATCCGGTTGGCGGCGGAGAGCCGCTATTCCTCGGCCCGCACCTTCTATTGGCACCGCCATTCCTTCTACGAGATCGGCCTCGTCCTGAGCGGCACCTGCACGTGGCGGCTCGGCCCCCGGTCGGGCGCGCGGACGCGGACAGTCGTCTCCGCGGGAGAGGCGATCCTCCTCCCGCCCGAGGCGTGGCATGGAGAAGAGATCGCCGCCGGGCAGGAGGCCCGGATCGCCTGGATCGGCTTCGATTGCCCCGCCCCGCCGCCCGCGTGGATGGGGCGCCCCGTCGCCCTCCGCGACGATGCCGCCGAAATCGCCCAGGCATGCCGCGCCATCTACCGGGAACACAGCCGCCCCGGGAACGGCCCCCGCATCCGCCTGGCGATCCAGACGCTGCTCCTCCTTACGGCCCGGCAGGCGGAGACCGGAAACGAGGCCGAGGGAGGGCACCCCGCCGGCGGGAACGAAGCCGGGAGCGGAGAGGCATCGGGGCTCAACCCGCGCCAGCTCCGCTGCGTCGAGGCGGCGGCCCACACCCTCCGGGAGAACCTGACCTCGCGGCTGACGATCGCCCAGGTCGCCACCTTCCACTCCCTCTCCCCCGCCCATTTCTCGACCCTCTTCCGCCGCCGCTACGGCACCTCCCCGCGCGCCTTCCTCCGCCGCGCCCGCGTCGACAAGGCCGAGGCGCTCCTCGCCGCCTCCGACCTCTCGGTCAAGGAAGTCGCCGCCCTCACCGGCTTCGCCGACGCGCCCCACCTGTGCAAGACGTTCCGCTCGCTCCGGGCGCGGACCCCGGGGAAGGGGCGTTCTTCGCAAAAGATTCGCGAAGGGCTCCCCCCACCCCCCGCAAGAAATCGTTAG
- a CDS encoding DUF6580 family putative transport protein, with protein MNPRFTFLASLVLAAAALRVIPHPANFTPVAAIALFAGARFADRRMAFLVPLAAMALSDLVLNLRSPNLALALTILPIVYAAFALTVVLGFLLRGRSNALAIAGTGVLASVLFFGVTNLGVWAVGGIYPHTATGLADCYAAAIPFYRNGLLGTLFFSAVLFGGFALAERRFEGLREPRPVAA; from the coding sequence ATGAACCCCCGCTTCACCTTCCTCGCCTCCCTCGTCCTCGCCGCCGCCGCGCTGCGGGTGATCCCCCATCCCGCCAACTTCACCCCCGTCGCCGCCATCGCCCTCTTCGCCGGGGCCCGCTTCGCCGACCGGCGGATGGCCTTCCTCGTCCCCCTCGCCGCGATGGCCCTCAGCGACCTCGTCCTGAACCTCCGCTCCCCCAACCTCGCCCTCGCCCTGACGATCCTCCCCATCGTCTACGCCGCCTTCGCCCTCACCGTCGTCCTCGGCTTCCTCCTGCGGGGCCGGTCGAACGCCCTCGCCATCGCCGGGACCGGCGTCCTCGCCTCGGTCCTCTTCTTCGGCGTGACGAACCTCGGCGTCTGGGCCGTCGGCGGCATCTACCCGCACACCGCCACGGGCCTCGCCGACTGCTACGCCGCCGCGATTCCCTTCTATCGCAACGGCCTCCTCGGCACCCTCTTCTTCTCCGCCGTCCTCTTCGGCGGCTTCGCCCTCGCCGAGCGCCGCTTCGAGGGGCTCCGCGAGCCGCGGCCCGTCGCGGCCTAG
- a CDS encoding helix-turn-helix domain-containing protein, with product MRFAIVRELVNHGEKMNCSETVSRALGQEKGEGKEKRKRLMPKSTTSLHFRILREAGLIRSERNGVDCDNSLRTSELEKRFPGLVRAILRAYAQERAEE from the coding sequence GTGCGCTTCGCCATCGTCCGCGAGCTGGTGAACCACGGGGAGAAGATGAACTGCTCCGAGACGGTCTCCCGCGCGCTCGGGCAGGAGAAGGGGGAAGGCAAGGAAAAGCGGAAGCGGCTGATGCCGAAATCGACCACCTCTCTCCACTTCCGCATCCTCCGCGAAGCCGGCCTCATCCGCAGCGAGCGGAACGGCGTCGATTGCGACAACTCCCTCCGCACCTCCGAGTTGGAGAAACGGTTCCCCGGCCTGGTCCGCGCCATCCTCCGCGCCTACGCGCAGGAACGGGCCGAGGAGTAG
- the rpsU gene encoding 30S ribosomal protein S21 — protein MTEVRIKKGESIDKALRRLKKKLDREGTLREARTRRTFENTTEKKKRKAREARLNFWGAFNLNRPSSTAPIA, from the coding sequence ATGACCGAAGTCCGCATCAAAAAAGGCGAATCGATCGACAAGGCGCTCCGGCGTCTGAAGAAGAAGCTCGACCGTGAAGGCACTCTCCGCGAGGCCCGCACCCGTCGTACCTTCGAGAACACCACCGAGAAGAAGAAGCGCAAGGCCCGCGAGGCCCGCTTGAACTTCTGGGGCGCGTTCAACCTGAACCGTCCCTCGTCGACGGCCCCGATCGCTTAA